One window of Mesorhizobium sp. PAMC28654 genomic DNA carries:
- the pldA gene encoding 4-pyridoxolactonase, translated as MSDTKVYLLDGGSLVLDGYHVFWNRGPGGEVRFPVYSILIEHAEGRFLIDTGYDYDHVMKVLPFEKPIQEKHQTIPGALALLGLEPKDIDVVVNSHFHFDHCGGNKYFPHAKKICHRTEVPQACSPEPFEHLGYSDLSFSAEAAEARGATAQLLAGTTRANSTFEGIDGDIDLAKGVKLISTPGHSIGHYSLLVEFPKRKPIMFTIDAAYTQKSLETLCQAAFHIDPVAGVNSMRKVKKLAEDHGAELMYSHDMDNFKTYKTGTQFYG; from the coding sequence ATGTCGGATACCAAGGTCTACCTGCTCGACGGCGGCTCGCTCGTTCTCGACGGCTATCATGTGTTCTGGAATCGCGGCCCTGGTGGCGAAGTGCGCTTCCCGGTCTATTCGATCCTGATCGAGCATGCCGAGGGCCGCTTCCTCATCGACACCGGCTACGACTACGACCACGTCATGAAGGTGCTGCCGTTCGAAAAGCCGATCCAGGAAAAGCACCAGACGATTCCCGGTGCGCTTGCCCTGCTTGGGCTCGAGCCGAAGGACATCGACGTCGTCGTCAATTCGCATTTCCATTTCGACCATTGCGGCGGCAACAAGTATTTTCCACATGCCAAGAAAATCTGCCACCGCACGGAGGTGCCGCAGGCCTGCAGCCCCGAGCCTTTCGAACATCTCGGCTATTCGGACCTGAGCTTCTCGGCGGAAGCGGCGGAGGCCCGTGGCGCGACCGCGCAGCTGCTGGCCGGCACGACGCGCGCCAACTCGACCTTCGAAGGGATCGACGGCGACATCGATCTTGCCAAGGGCGTCAAGCTGATCTCGACGCCGGGCCATTCGATCGGCCATTACAGCCTGCTGGTCGAGTTCCCCAAGCGCAAGCCGATCATGTTCACCATCGACGCCGCCTATACGCAGAAGAGCCTTGAAACGCTGTGCCAGGCGGCCTTCCACATCGACCCGGTCGCGGGCGTCAATTCCATGCGCAAAGTGAAGAAACTGGCCGAGGATCACGGCGCCGAGCTGATGTACTCGCACGACATGGACAACTTCAAGACCTACAAGACCGGCACCCAGTTCTACGGCTAG
- the pldH gene encoding pyridoxal 4-dehydrogenase, SDR-type, with translation MTGRLAGKTALVTGAAQGIGKAIATRLAADGATVIVSDINAEGAKAAAASIGGKVKAITADISDPASVKALFAEIQALTGGVDILVNNASIVPFIAWDDVDLDHWRKIIDVNLTGTFIVSRAATDQMRAAGKAGRVISIASNTFFAGTPNMAAYVAAKGGVIGFTRAMATELGKYNITANAVTPGLIESDGVKASPHNEAFGFVEMLQAMKGKGQPEHIADVVSFLASEDARWITGQTLNVDAGMIRH, from the coding sequence ATGACTGGACGGCTTGCGGGAAAGACGGCGCTGGTTACGGGCGCGGCACAGGGCATCGGCAAGGCGATCGCGACGCGGCTCGCGGCCGACGGGGCTACCGTCATCGTCAGCGACATCAATGCCGAGGGCGCCAAGGCCGCCGCCGCGTCGATTGGCGGAAAGGTCAAGGCGATCACCGCCGACATTTCCGATCCGGCATCGGTCAAGGCGCTGTTTGCCGAGATCCAGGCGCTGACCGGCGGCGTCGACATCCTGGTCAACAATGCCAGCATCGTGCCGTTCATCGCCTGGGACGATGTCGACCTCGATCATTGGCGCAAGATCATCGACGTCAACCTCACCGGCACCTTCATCGTCAGCCGCGCGGCGACCGACCAGATGCGGGCGGCGGGCAAGGCCGGACGGGTGATCAGCATCGCCTCCAACACCTTCTTCGCCGGCACGCCCAACATGGCGGCTTACGTCGCGGCCAAGGGTGGCGTCATCGGCTTCACCCGGGCGATGGCCACCGAACTTGGCAAATACAACATCACGGCAAACGCGGTGACGCCTGGCCTGATCGAGAGCGACGGCGTCAAGGCCAGCCCGCACAATGAGGCGTTCGGTTTCGTCGAGATGCTGCAGGCGATGAAGGGCAAGGGCCAGCCGGAGCACATCGCCGATGTCGTGTCGTTCCTGGCGAGCGAGGACGCGCGCTGGATCACCGGCCAGACGCTGAATGTCGATGCCGGAATGATCAGACACTAA
- the ppaT gene encoding pyridoxamine--pyruvate transaminase, with translation MRYSDHADPVITLTAGPVNAYPEVLRGLSRTVLYDYDPAFQLFYEKVVDKAQKAMRLSNKPLILHGEPVLGLEAAAASLITPDDVVLNLASGVYGKGFGYWAKRYSPHLLEIEVPYNEAIDPQAVADMLKAHPEITIVSVCHHDTPSGTINPIDAIGALVSAHGAYLIVDAVSSFGGMKTHPEDCKADIYVTGPGKCLGAPPALTIMGVSERAWAKMKANKAAPRASVLSIVDWEYAWSRDKPFPFTPSVAEVNGLDVALDLYLTEGPEAVWARHALTAKTMRTGVVGMGLSIWAANDKIASPSTTAVRTPEGVDEKALRIAARARYGVVFSSGRGETLGKLTRIGHMGPTAQPIYAIAALTALGGAMNAAGQKLAVGKGIDAALAVIDADA, from the coding sequence ATGCGCTATTCAGATCACGCCGATCCGGTCATCACGCTGACCGCGGGCCCGGTAAACGCCTATCCAGAAGTGCTGCGCGGCCTCTCGCGCACGGTGCTTTACGACTACGACCCGGCGTTCCAGCTGTTCTACGAGAAGGTGGTCGACAAGGCGCAGAAGGCAATGCGGCTGTCCAACAAGCCGCTGATCCTGCATGGCGAGCCGGTGCTGGGCCTCGAGGCCGCCGCTGCATCCTTGATCACGCCCGACGACGTCGTGCTCAATCTTGCTTCCGGCGTCTACGGCAAGGGGTTCGGCTACTGGGCGAAACGCTATTCGCCGCATCTGCTCGAAATCGAGGTGCCCTATAACGAGGCGATCGACCCGCAAGCGGTTGCTGACATGCTCAAGGCGCATCCGGAAATCACCATCGTATCCGTCTGCCACCACGACACGCCGTCGGGTACCATCAACCCGATCGACGCCATCGGCGCACTGGTCTCGGCCCATGGCGCCTACCTGATCGTCGACGCGGTTTCTTCGTTCGGCGGCATGAAGACACATCCCGAGGACTGCAAAGCCGACATCTATGTGACCGGCCCCGGTAAGTGCCTGGGAGCGCCGCCGGCGCTGACGATCATGGGCGTCAGCGAGCGCGCCTGGGCCAAGATGAAAGCCAACAAGGCAGCACCCCGCGCGTCGGTGCTGAGCATCGTCGACTGGGAATACGCCTGGTCGCGCGACAAGCCGTTTCCGTTCACCCCCTCGGTGGCGGAAGTGAACGGCCTTGATGTCGCGCTCGACCTCTATCTCACCGAAGGCCCCGAGGCCGTATGGGCGCGCCACGCGCTGACGGCAAAGACCATGCGTACGGGCGTCGTCGGCATGGGCCTGTCGATCTGGGCCGCCAACGACAAGATCGCCTCGCCAAGCACCACGGCCGTGCGCACGCCCGAGGGCGTCGATGAAAAGGCGCTGAGGATAGCGGCGCGTGCTCGCTACGGCGTGGTGTTTTCATCGGGCCGCGGCGAAACGTTGGGCAAGCTGACGCGCATCGGCCATATGGGCCCGACTGCGCAGCCGATCTATGCGATCGCGGCGCTGACGGCGCTTGGCGGCGCCATGAACGCGGCCGGCCAGAAGCTTGCGGTCGGCAAGGGCATAGACGCGGCGCTGGCGGTTATCGACGCCGACGCCTGA